From Cupriavidus oxalaticus:
TCGACCTGATCGCGCGCTACGTGGAGCGGATGCTGTCGGCCACTGACACCGGCAAGTAGGCCCGTGCCGCCGCCGCACTTTCCCGCGGCGCGGCCGCCCGCGCCGCCTGCCTTGGCGTACAATACCCGGCTTGACTGGGCATCCTGCCGGGCGTATATGCCCTGGCGCGCCAGGCCCGACGCCCCGCCTCAGTCCGGCCGCCTCCCGACGCGGCCACCGTTCCCGTCCGCCTTATTCGCGGCATTTCGCTCGTTTCGCCTCAATTTGCCGTCCTGCACGCCATGACAATCGCCCGTACCGAAGACATCATTGCCGACATCCGTGCCGGCCGCATGGTCATCCTTGTTGACGAGGAAGACCGCGAGAATGAAGGCGACCTGGTGCTGGCTGCCGACTTCGTCACTCCCGAGGCGATCAACTTCATGGCCAAGCACGGCCGCGGCCTGATCTGCCTGACGCTGACCGCCGAGCGCTGCCGCCAGCTGGACCTGCACCCGATGGTCACCCGCAACGGCACCCAGCACGGCACCAACTTCACGGTGTCGATCGAGGCCGCCGAAGGCGTGACCACCGGCATCTCGGCCGCCGACCGTGCCCGCACCGTGCAGGCCGCGGTGGCCCGCGACGCCAGGCCGGCCGACCTGGTCCAGCCCGGCCATATCTTCCCGCTGACGGCCCAGCCCGGCGGCGTGCTGATCCGCGCCGGCCATACCGAGGCCGGTTGCGACCTGGGCGCCCTGGCCGGCCTGACGCCCGCCGCAGTAATCTGCGAGATCATGAAGGACGACGGCACCATGGCGCGCCTGCCCGACCTGATCGAATTCGCCCGGGAACACGACCTGAAGATCGGCACCATTGCCGACCTGATCCACTACCGCAGCCGCACCGAGAGCATCATCGAGCGCGTCGGCGAACGCGACATGCAGACGCCGTACGGCACCTTCCGCAGCATCGCCTACCGCGACAAGCCGACCGGCCAGGCCCACCTGGCACTGGTGCGCGGCGCGCCGACGCCGGACAAGGAAACGCTGGTGCGCGTGCACGAGCCCTTCTCCGTGCTGGACTTGCTGGAAGTGAAGTCGACCACGCATTCGTGGAGCATCCCGGCGGCGATGCAGGCCATCGACCAGGCCGACAGCGGCGTGATCGTGCTGCTGAACTGCGGCGACACCGTCGAGCAGCTGTTCACGCAGTTCACCGCACTCGACGCACCGCAGACCCGCCCCCGCCGCAAGCCGGACCTGCGCACCTACGGCATGGGCGCGCAGATCCTGAAGGATGTCGGCGTCGGCAAGATGCGCGTGCTGGCTGCCCGGCAGCGCATGCCCAGCATGACCGGCTTCGACCTGGAAGTGACCGGCTACCAGCCCATGAACGGCCAGGCCGACTGAGCCTTCCCGGACTAAGCTTCCCCTGAGCCTCCCCCAATACACCCCGGCCGCGGCGCCAAGCCGCCGCGGCCGCCCCGAAAAACTGGAGAACTTGAACAA
This genomic window contains:
- the ribBA gene encoding bifunctional 3,4-dihydroxy-2-butanone-4-phosphate synthase/GTP cyclohydrolase II, encoding MTIARTEDIIADIRAGRMVILVDEEDRENEGDLVLAADFVTPEAINFMAKHGRGLICLTLTAERCRQLDLHPMVTRNGTQHGTNFTVSIEAAEGVTTGISAADRARTVQAAVARDARPADLVQPGHIFPLTAQPGGVLIRAGHTEAGCDLGALAGLTPAAVICEIMKDDGTMARLPDLIEFAREHDLKIGTIADLIHYRSRTESIIERVGERDMQTPYGTFRSIAYRDKPTGQAHLALVRGAPTPDKETLVRVHEPFSVLDLLEVKSTTHSWSIPAAMQAIDQADSGVIVLLNCGDTVEQLFTQFTALDAPQTRPRRKPDLRTYGMGAQILKDVGVGKMRVLAARQRMPSMTGFDLEVTGYQPMNGQAD